The Glycine soja cultivar W05 chromosome 3, ASM419377v2, whole genome shotgun sequence genome window below encodes:
- the LOC114406938 gene encoding casein kinase 1-like protein 6: MSSLMMDHVIGGKFKLGRKIGSGSFGELYIAVNIQTGEEVAVKLEPVKTKHPQLHYESKLYMLLQGGTGIPHLKWFGVEGDYNVMAIDLLGPSLEDLFNYCNRKLTLKTVLMLADQLINRVEYMHSRGFLHRDIKPDNFLMGLGRKANQVYIIDYGLAKKYRDLQTHRHIPYRENKNLTGTARYASVNTHLGIEQSRRDDLESLGYVLMYFLRGSLPWQGLKAGTKKQKYDKISEKKMSTSLEGLCKSYPSEFVSYFQYCRTLRFEDKPDYSYLKRLFRDLFIREGYQFDYVFDWTILKYPQIGGSSSRGRHESGKAAMHAGPSVQKPEKVSVGKEIREKFSGAVEAFSRRNPTSPSPRGDHSKRRSFEEVAVHKDVYHDQEKGRNSSRYGSSSRRPIISLSTRPSSSGDHTDSRTGRLTSSGSRQSATHRNIQPMHETKQPTYTRSGSTRGNRDDPLRSFELLSIRK; the protein is encoded by the exons ATGTCTTCTTTGATGATGGATCATGTTATTGGTGGGAAGTTTAAACTGGGAAGGAAAATTGGGAGTGGGTCTTTTGGGGAGCTTTATATAG CTGTTAATATACAAACCGGAGAGGAGGTGGCTGTCAAGCTG GAACCTGTGAAGACCAAGCATCCCCAGCTTCACTATGAGTCAAAATTGTATATGCTTCTTCAAGGAGGAA CGGGGATTCCCCATCTCAAGTGGTTTGGAGTAGAGGGAGACTACAATGTCATGGCAATTGATCTTCTTGGACCAAGTCTGGAAGATTTGTTCAATTATTGCAACCGGAAGTTAACATTGAAGACAGTGTTAATGCTTGCTGATCAATTA ATTAACAGAGTTGAATATATGCATTCTAGAGGTTTCCTTCACCGTGACATCAAGCCAGACAATTTTTTAATGGGCCTAGGACGTAAAGCAAACCAG GTGTACATCATTGACTATGGCCTTGCAAAAAAATATAGGGATCTTCAGACTCATAGGCACATACCATACAG GGAAAACAAGAACCTTACAGGCACAGCCCGGTATGCAAGTGTCAACACCCATCTTGGAATTG AACAAAGCAGAAGGGATGATCTGGAATCTCTTGGTTATGTGCTCATGTACTTCTTAAGAGGAAG TCTTCCCTGGCAGGGACTGAAGGCTggcaccaaaaaacaaaaatatgataaaatcagTGAGAAGAAAATGTCAACTTCGTTAGAG GGGCTCTGCAAGTCATATCCCTCAGAGTTTGTATCATATTTTCAATATTGCCGAACATTGCGATTTGAAGACAAGCCTGATTATTCATATTTAAAGAGGCTGTTTCGAGATTTATTTATTAGAGAAG GCTATCAATTTGACTATGTTTTTGATTGGACTATATTGAAGTATCCGCAGATTGGCGGCAGCAGCTCTAGAGGGCGG CATGAAAGTGGCAAGGCAGCTATGCATGCAGGACCATCTGTACAAAAGCCAGAAAAAGTATCAG TTGGGAAAGAGATTCGAGAAAAATTCTCTGGTGCTGTTGAAGCTTTCTCCCGGAGGAACCCAACAAGTCCTAGTCCTCGTGGTGATCACTCCAAACGTAGGAGTTTTGAGGAAGTAGCAGTACACAAAGATGTG TATCATGATCAAGAGAAGGGACGCAATTCGTCCCGATATGGCAGCAGTTCAAGAAGACCCATAATCTCATTGTCAACCAGGCCAAGTTCCTCTGGTGATCATACTGACAGTCGTACTGGCCGGCTAACCTCAAGTGGAAGCCGACAATCTGCCACACATAGAAATATTCAACCTATGCACGAGACAAAACAACCAACTTACACACGCTCTGGATCCACCAGAGGCAACCGTGATGATCCTCTGCGGAGTTTTGAGCTCCTCTCTATCAGGAAGTAA
- the LOC114406939 gene encoding vacuolar protein sorting-associated protein 2 homolog 3-like yields the protein MNIFTKKPTAKEALRESKREMTNASRGIEKEIGALQSEEKKLVAEIKRTAKTGNEAATKILARQLIRLRQQIANLQGSRAQMRGIATHTQAMHAHSSVAVGLKGATKAMAAMNKKMEPAKQAKIIQDFQKQSAQMDMTTEMMSDAIDDALDNDEAEEETEELTNQVLDEIGVDVASQLSAAPKGRVATKNAENDSSSGIEELEKRLAALRNP from the exons ATGAACATCTTCACCAAGAAACCCACCGCCAAAG AGGCTCTTCGTGAGAGTAAACGTGAAATGACAAACGCCAGTAGAG GTATAGAGAAGGAAATTGGAGCTCTACAATCGGAA GAAAAAAAGCTTGTTGCTGAGATAAAGAGAACTGCTAAGACGGGAAATGAG GCAGCAACTAAAATTCTAGCTCGCCAGTTGATCAGGCTTAGGCAACAAATTGCTAATCTTCAAGGTAGTCGAGCTCAGATGAGAGGCATAGCAACTCACACTCAG GCCATGCATGCACATTCTTCTGTTGCTGTTGGCTTGAAAGGTGCTACTAAGGCAATGGCAGCTATGAATAAG AAAATGGAACCGGCAAAGCAAGCTAAAATTATACAAGACTTCCAGAAACAATCAGCGCAGATGGATATGACT ACTGAAATGATGTCAGATGCCATAGATGATGCCTTGGATAATGATGAAGCTGAAGAGGAGACTGAAGAGCTGACAAACCAG gtGCTCGATGAAATTGGTGTAGATGTTGCCTCACAG TTATCAGCAGCTCCCAAAGGGAGAGTCGCAACAAAGAATGCTGAAAATGATAGCAG CTCGGGCATTGAAGAACTTGAGAAGCGTTTGGCGGCTCTTAGAAACCCGTAA